A genomic region of Carassius carassius chromosome 27, fCarCar2.1, whole genome shotgun sequence contains the following coding sequences:
- the tfap2b gene encoding transcription factor AP-2-beta isoform X3, with product MLVHTYSSTDRHDGVPSHSSRLSQLGSVSQGPYSSAPPLSHTPSSDFQPPYFPPPYQPLPYHQSQDPYSHVSDPYSLNALHQSQQHPWGSRQRQDMGSESGALLPQPRASLPQLSGLDPRRDYSTMRRPDVLLHSTHHGLEAGMGDGLSLHGLAHGMEDVQAMEDANNGMNILDQSVIKKVPVPHKSVASLMMNKDGLIGGITVNVNEVFCSVPGRLSLLSSTSKYKVTVGEVQRRLSPPECLNASLLGGVLRRAKSKNGGRSLREKLEKIGLNLPAGRRKAANVTLLTSLVEGEAVHLARDFGYICETEFPTKAVSEYLNRQHTDPNELHSRKNMLLATKQLCKEFMDLLAQDRTPLGNSRPTPILEPGIQSCLSHFSFITHGFGSPAICAALTALQNYLTEALKGLDKMFLNNPTPNRHTPADGSKGAGEKEEKHRK from the exons ATGTTAGTCCACACGTATTCATCCACG GACCGCCATGATGGGGTACCGAGCCACAGTTCCAGACTGTCCCAGCTGGGGTCGGTCTCTCAGGGTCCGTACTCCAGCGCTCCGCCGCTCTCTCACACACCTTCCTCGGACTTCCAACCGCCGTACTTTCCGCCGCCGTACCAGCCGCTGCCGTATCACCAGAGTCAGGACCCGTACTCACACGTCAGTGACCCGTACTCTCTGAACGCTCTTCACCAGTCCCAGCAGCACCCGTGGGGCTCCCGCCAGAGGCAGGACATGGGCTCGGAGAGCGGAGCTTTACTGCCGCAGCCTCGAGCCTCTTTACCGCAGCTCTCGGGTCTGGACCCCCGGCGGGACTACTCCACCATGCGCCGACCGGACGTGCTGCTCCACTCCACGCATCACGGGCTCGAGGCGGGGATGGGAGATGGTCTGTCCCTTCATGGCCTGGCACACGGCATGGAAGATGTGCAG GCTATGGAGGACGCAAACAACGGGATGAACATCCTGGAtcagtctgtcattaaaaaag TTCCAGTTCCACACAAGAGCGTCGCTTCTCTGATGATGAACAAAGACGGTCTAATCGGCGGGATCACCGTGAACGTCAACGAGGTCTTCTGCTCGGTTCCCGGCCGCCTTTCGCTTCTTAGCTCCACATCCAAATATAAAGTGACGGTTGGCGAGGTCCAGCGGCGCCTCTCTCCGCCAGAGTGCCTCAACGCCTCTCTGCTTGGCGGGGTTCTACGGAG AGCGAAGTCGAAAAATGGCGGGAGATCACTGAGGGAAAAGCTGGAGAAGATCGGCTTGAATTTGCCCGCGGGGAGACGCAAAGCAGCGAATGTAACTTTACTGACGTCTCTAGTAGAAG GAGAAGCTGTTCATTTGGCTCGCGACTTTGGCTACATTTGTGAAACGGAATTTCCCACAAAGGCCGTGTCTGAATATCTGAACCGACAGCACACAGATCCAAACGAACTGCACTCGCGAAAGAACATGCTGCTCGCCACAAA GCAATTGTGTAAAGAGTTCATGGACCTGTTGGCTCAAGATCGCACTCCATTAGGAAACTCTCGGCCTACGCCCATCCTGGAGCCAGGAATCCAGAGCTGCCTGTCACACTTCAGCTTCATCACACACGGTTTTGGTTCTCCAGCCATCTGCGCCGCCCTCACGGCTTTGCAGAATTACCTGACTGAAGCCCTTAAAGGCCTCGACAAGATGTTCCTGAACAACCCCACCCCCAACCGACACACACCTGCAGACGGCTCCAAAGGAGctggagagaaagaggaaaaacacAGGAAATGA
- the tfap2b gene encoding transcription factor AP-2-beta isoform X2 gives MLWKLVENVKYEDIYEDRHDGVPSHSSRLSQLGSVSQGPYSSAPPLSHTPSSDFQPPYFPPPYQPLPYHQSQDPYSHVSDPYSLNALHQSQQHPWGSRQRQDMGSESGALLPQPRASLPQLSGLDPRRDYSTMRRPDVLLHSTHHGLEAGMGDGLSLHGLAHGMEDVQAMEDANNGMNILDQSVIKKVPVPHKSVASLMMNKDGLIGGITVNVNEVFCSVPGRLSLLSSTSKYKVTVGEVQRRLSPPECLNASLLGGVLRRAKSKNGGRSLREKLEKIGLNLPAGRRKAANVTLLTSLVEGEAVHLARDFGYICETEFPTKAVSEYLNRQHTDPNELHSRKNMLLATKQLCKEFMDLLAQDRTPLGNSRPTPILEPGIQSCLSHFSFITHGFGSPAICAALTALQNYLTEALKGLDKMFLNNPTPNRHTPADGSKGAGEKEEKHRK, from the exons ATGCTGTGGAAACTGGTGGAAAATGTCAAGTATGAAGATATATATGAG GACCGCCATGATGGGGTACCGAGCCACAGTTCCAGACTGTCCCAGCTGGGGTCGGTCTCTCAGGGTCCGTACTCCAGCGCTCCGCCGCTCTCTCACACACCTTCCTCGGACTTCCAACCGCCGTACTTTCCGCCGCCGTACCAGCCGCTGCCGTATCACCAGAGTCAGGACCCGTACTCACACGTCAGTGACCCGTACTCTCTGAACGCTCTTCACCAGTCCCAGCAGCACCCGTGGGGCTCCCGCCAGAGGCAGGACATGGGCTCGGAGAGCGGAGCTTTACTGCCGCAGCCTCGAGCCTCTTTACCGCAGCTCTCGGGTCTGGACCCCCGGCGGGACTACTCCACCATGCGCCGACCGGACGTGCTGCTCCACTCCACGCATCACGGGCTCGAGGCGGGGATGGGAGATGGTCTGTCCCTTCATGGCCTGGCACACGGCATGGAAGATGTGCAG GCTATGGAGGACGCAAACAACGGGATGAACATCCTGGAtcagtctgtcattaaaaaag TTCCAGTTCCACACAAGAGCGTCGCTTCTCTGATGATGAACAAAGACGGTCTAATCGGCGGGATCACCGTGAACGTCAACGAGGTCTTCTGCTCGGTTCCCGGCCGCCTTTCGCTTCTTAGCTCCACATCCAAATATAAAGTGACGGTTGGCGAGGTCCAGCGGCGCCTCTCTCCGCCAGAGTGCCTCAACGCCTCTCTGCTTGGCGGGGTTCTACGGAG AGCGAAGTCGAAAAATGGCGGGAGATCACTGAGGGAAAAGCTGGAGAAGATCGGCTTGAATTTGCCCGCGGGGAGACGCAAAGCAGCGAATGTAACTTTACTGACGTCTCTAGTAGAAG GAGAAGCTGTTCATTTGGCTCGCGACTTTGGCTACATTTGTGAAACGGAATTTCCCACAAAGGCCGTGTCTGAATATCTGAACCGACAGCACACAGATCCAAACGAACTGCACTCGCGAAAGAACATGCTGCTCGCCACAAA GCAATTGTGTAAAGAGTTCATGGACCTGTTGGCTCAAGATCGCACTCCATTAGGAAACTCTCGGCCTACGCCCATCCTGGAGCCAGGAATCCAGAGCTGCCTGTCACACTTCAGCTTCATCACACACGGTTTTGGTTCTCCAGCCATCTGCGCCGCCCTCACGGCTTTGCAGAATTACCTGACTGAAGCCCTTAAAGGCCTCGACAAGATGTTCCTGAACAACCCCACCCCCAACCGACACACACCTGCAGACGGCTCCAAAGGAGctggagagaaagaggaaaaacacAGGAAATGA
- the LOC132107197 gene encoding uncharacterized protein LOC132107197: MSFTATPGHHGPWVHPQRRTRAGSRATTSPPPAFDISIRNRFAPLRETGRDAVIIGDSIVRHVSATLAEGKVHTHCLPGARVLDVSAQIPAILKVDESPRAVVLHAGVNDTTLRQTETLKRDFSSLIETVRSTTPAATIVVSGPLPTYRRGHERFSRLFALNEWLLSWCKEQKLLFVNNWNLFWERPRLFRADGLHPSKIGAELLSDNISRTLRSM; this comes from the coding sequence atgtccttcactgcgacgccgggacaccacggaccctgggtgcatccacagcggaggacgcgagccgggtcccgggcgacgacttctccccctcctgccttcgacatctccatccggaaccgcttcgctcccctccgcgagacaggacgcgacgctgtgatcatcggagactccatcgtccgacacgtaagtgctacgttagccgaaggtaaagtgcacactcattgtttgcctggggctcgtgttctcgatgtttctgcgcagatacccgcgatcctgaaggtcgacgagagccccagagcggtcgtgcttcacgccggggttaacgacaccacgctgcggcagacggagacgctgaagagggatttcagcagcctgatcgagacggttcgcagcacgacgcccgcggcgacgatcgtcgtgtcaggaccactgcccacgtatcgaagaggacacgaaaggttcagtagactttttgctttaaatgagtggttgttgtcatggtgtaaagaacagaaactgctatttgttaataactggaatcttttctgggagcgtcctaggctgtttcgcgctgatggattacaccccagcaaaatcggagcggagctgctctctgacaacatctccaggacacttcgctccatgtga
- the tfap2b gene encoding transcription factor AP-2-beta isoform X1: MHSLYRDQRANMLWKLVENVKYEDIYEDRHDGVPSHSSRLSQLGSVSQGPYSSAPPLSHTPSSDFQPPYFPPPYQPLPYHQSQDPYSHVSDPYSLNALHQSQQHPWGSRQRQDMGSESGALLPQPRASLPQLSGLDPRRDYSTMRRPDVLLHSTHHGLEAGMGDGLSLHGLAHGMEDVQAMEDANNGMNILDQSVIKKVPVPHKSVASLMMNKDGLIGGITVNVNEVFCSVPGRLSLLSSTSKYKVTVGEVQRRLSPPECLNASLLGGVLRRAKSKNGGRSLREKLEKIGLNLPAGRRKAANVTLLTSLVEGEAVHLARDFGYICETEFPTKAVSEYLNRQHTDPNELHSRKNMLLATKQLCKEFMDLLAQDRTPLGNSRPTPILEPGIQSCLSHFSFITHGFGSPAICAALTALQNYLTEALKGLDKMFLNNPTPNRHTPADGSKGAGEKEEKHRK, translated from the exons ATGCACTCGTTATACAGGGATCAGCGCGCGAACATGCTGTGGAAACTGGTGGAAAATGTCAAGTATGAAGATATATATGAG GACCGCCATGATGGGGTACCGAGCCACAGTTCCAGACTGTCCCAGCTGGGGTCGGTCTCTCAGGGTCCGTACTCCAGCGCTCCGCCGCTCTCTCACACACCTTCCTCGGACTTCCAACCGCCGTACTTTCCGCCGCCGTACCAGCCGCTGCCGTATCACCAGAGTCAGGACCCGTACTCACACGTCAGTGACCCGTACTCTCTGAACGCTCTTCACCAGTCCCAGCAGCACCCGTGGGGCTCCCGCCAGAGGCAGGACATGGGCTCGGAGAGCGGAGCTTTACTGCCGCAGCCTCGAGCCTCTTTACCGCAGCTCTCGGGTCTGGACCCCCGGCGGGACTACTCCACCATGCGCCGACCGGACGTGCTGCTCCACTCCACGCATCACGGGCTCGAGGCGGGGATGGGAGATGGTCTGTCCCTTCATGGCCTGGCACACGGCATGGAAGATGTGCAG GCTATGGAGGACGCAAACAACGGGATGAACATCCTGGAtcagtctgtcattaaaaaag TTCCAGTTCCACACAAGAGCGTCGCTTCTCTGATGATGAACAAAGACGGTCTAATCGGCGGGATCACCGTGAACGTCAACGAGGTCTTCTGCTCGGTTCCCGGCCGCCTTTCGCTTCTTAGCTCCACATCCAAATATAAAGTGACGGTTGGCGAGGTCCAGCGGCGCCTCTCTCCGCCAGAGTGCCTCAACGCCTCTCTGCTTGGCGGGGTTCTACGGAG AGCGAAGTCGAAAAATGGCGGGAGATCACTGAGGGAAAAGCTGGAGAAGATCGGCTTGAATTTGCCCGCGGGGAGACGCAAAGCAGCGAATGTAACTTTACTGACGTCTCTAGTAGAAG GAGAAGCTGTTCATTTGGCTCGCGACTTTGGCTACATTTGTGAAACGGAATTTCCCACAAAGGCCGTGTCTGAATATCTGAACCGACAGCACACAGATCCAAACGAACTGCACTCGCGAAAGAACATGCTGCTCGCCACAAA GCAATTGTGTAAAGAGTTCATGGACCTGTTGGCTCAAGATCGCACTCCATTAGGAAACTCTCGGCCTACGCCCATCCTGGAGCCAGGAATCCAGAGCTGCCTGTCACACTTCAGCTTCATCACACACGGTTTTGGTTCTCCAGCCATCTGCGCCGCCCTCACGGCTTTGCAGAATTACCTGACTGAAGCCCTTAAAGGCCTCGACAAGATGTTCCTGAACAACCCCACCCCCAACCGACACACACCTGCAGACGGCTCCAAAGGAGctggagagaaagaggaaaaacacAGGAAATGA